Proteins encoded in a region of the Haloglomus salinum genome:
- the pyrF gene encoding orotidine-5'-phosphate decarboxylase, which translates to MSFREDLRARIEATDSVVSVGLDPDPDRLPDAVADHDLPRWAFNRRIIDATHEHAACYKPNAAFYEDADGWRALQETVAYAHGKDVPVLLDAKRGDIGNTARQYATALDPGGLDADAITVNPYLGRDSLEPFLRTDAGVVVLARTSNAGGADFQNLEVGNDKRLYEYVAQRCAEWNEDATADVFLVVGATTPDELEAVREVVPDLPFLVPGVGAQGGDAEAAVEYGLADGVGLVNSSRGIIFAGEEIGARSAPDGRAAEPRDARDPDSYFDAAGDAARRLKRRLNEFR; encoded by the coding sequence ATGAGCTTCCGCGAGGACCTCCGGGCCCGCATCGAGGCGACCGACAGCGTCGTGTCGGTCGGCCTCGACCCCGACCCCGACCGGCTCCCCGATGCCGTGGCCGACCACGACCTGCCGCGCTGGGCGTTCAACCGCCGCATCATCGACGCCACGCACGAACACGCGGCCTGCTACAAGCCCAACGCCGCGTTCTACGAGGACGCCGACGGCTGGCGCGCCCTGCAGGAGACGGTGGCCTACGCCCACGGGAAGGACGTGCCTGTCCTGCTCGACGCGAAACGGGGGGACATCGGCAACACCGCGCGCCAGTACGCGACGGCGCTCGACCCCGGGGGTCTCGATGCCGACGCCATCACCGTCAACCCCTACCTCGGCCGGGACTCGCTGGAGCCGTTCCTCCGGACGGACGCCGGCGTGGTCGTCCTCGCACGCACCTCCAACGCCGGCGGCGCCGACTTCCAGAACCTCGAAGTCGGCAACGACAAGCGCCTCTACGAGTACGTCGCCCAGCGCTGTGCCGAGTGGAACGAGGACGCGACGGCCGACGTGTTCCTCGTCGTCGGCGCCACGACGCCCGACGAACTCGAGGCCGTCCGCGAGGTTGTTCCGGACCTCCCCTTCCTCGTCCCCGGGGTCGGGGCGCAGGGCGGCGACGCCGAGGCCGCCGTCGAGTATGGGCTCGCCGACGGCGTCGGCCTTGTCAACTCCTCGCGCGGCATCATCTTCGCCGGCGAGGAGATAGGGGCGCGCAGCGCCCCGGACGGTCGAGCGGCGGAGCCGCGAGACGCGCGTGACCCCGACAGCTACTTCGACGCGGCGGGCGACGCGGCCCGGCGGCTGAAGCGACGGCTCAACGAGTTCAGATGA
- a CDS encoding HAD family hydrolase translates to MLQAVGFDLDGTLLVAEQDRESLLHAACERAGVSPLAREAYLRAHRRQQDEADREAVFATLLADHEVDIDAAELAATYDAVVQEATGPLDGAAALVARLRESYTVGLLTDGPEQTQRRKLARVGWTDLFDAVVVTGGLEAPKPDGRAFEALCEALDAPPGATAYVGDAPEPDIAGAAAAGLHPVQVLYEDGPDPHPDAVATVERAELVERLPTVLDALGDS, encoded by the coding sequence GTGTTACAGGCGGTGGGGTTCGACCTCGACGGGACGTTGCTGGTGGCCGAGCAGGACCGCGAGTCGCTGCTCCACGCGGCCTGCGAGCGCGCCGGGGTGTCGCCGCTCGCGCGGGAGGCCTACCTCCGTGCGCACCGCCGCCAGCAGGACGAAGCCGACCGCGAGGCCGTCTTCGCGACGCTGCTGGCCGACCACGAGGTCGACATCGACGCCGCGGAACTGGCCGCCACGTACGACGCAGTCGTCCAGGAGGCGACCGGACCACTCGACGGGGCGGCGGCCCTCGTCGCGCGCCTGCGCGAGTCGTACACGGTCGGCCTGCTGACGGACGGGCCCGAGCAGACCCAGCGCCGGAAGCTGGCCCGGGTCGGCTGGACGGACCTGTTCGATGCCGTCGTCGTGACCGGCGGACTCGAGGCGCCCAAACCGGACGGACGCGCGTTCGAGGCGCTGTGCGAGGCCCTCGACGCCCCGCCCGGGGCGACCGCCTACGTCGGTGACGCCCCGGAGCCCGACATCGCGGGGGCGGCCGCCGCCGGCCTCCACCCGGTGCAGGTGCTGTACGAGGACGGCCCCGACCCCCATCCGGACGCCGTGGCGACGGTCGAGCGGGCCGAGCTCGTCGAGCGGCTCCCGACGGTTCTCGACGCGCTCGGGGACTCCTGA
- a CDS encoding ribonuclease H — protein sequence MAAYSRPALRNLFDDSPTPHIAHPPRTHHRDYYLAADGSFRQSGEGGLGVLIETRDGRTVARLAVPDRVPDNNVAEYRALHLGLDVLAEHAESDARVGVLVDHDDLAANVNRATLASMGDRPPHPYRVPRAARHHWRGIRARVARFAELRAARINSRENPAHPLANTPEQYRGAQVRPDPDDLPGEPADLHDEPGTRDRRSEPEQVPPPSRADRHASD from the coding sequence ATGGCCGCGTACAGTCGGCCGGCCCTGCGGAACCTGTTCGACGACTCCCCGACCCCTCATATCGCGCATCCGCCGCGCACCCATCATCGCGATTACTACCTCGCAGCCGATGGCTCGTTCCGGCAATCCGGCGAGGGGGGGCTGGGCGTCCTCATCGAGACCCGCGACGGCCGCACCGTCGCACGGCTGGCGGTTCCCGACCGGGTCCCGGACAACAACGTGGCGGAGTACCGGGCGCTGCACCTCGGGCTGGACGTGCTCGCCGAGCACGCCGAGTCCGACGCGCGCGTCGGTGTCCTCGTCGACCACGACGACCTCGCGGCCAACGTCAACCGGGCGACGCTGGCCTCGATGGGTGACCGACCGCCACACCCCTATCGCGTCCCACGGGCGGCACGCCACCACTGGCGGGGCATCCGCGCCCGCGTCGCGCGGTTCGCGGAGCTACGGGCGGCGCGCATCAACTCGCGCGAGAACCCCGCCCACCCGCTCGCGAACACGCCCGAGCAGTACCGCGGCGCACAGGTCCGCCCGGACCCGGACGACCTGCCCGGCGAACCGGCGGACCTCCACGACGAACCGGGCACACGCGACCGCCGGAGCGAACCGGAACAGGTGCCGCCGCCGTCACGGGCCGACCGACACGCCTCCGATTGA